A stretch of Microbacterium caowuchunii DNA encodes these proteins:
- a CDS encoding HAD-IC family P-type ATPase, translating into MESGDTAGVAVRVQATVDEARGLDAEQVAERVRDGRVNAFEADSSRSIGNIIRANVLTLFNGIVGGCFLILLIVGRWQDALFGLAAFANAIIGTVQEFRAKRALDRLALLNAPRARVRRDGQEEEIAPGEVVLDDILVLRAGDQVPADAIVVSSRGLQIDESMLTGESDAVDKTVGDEALSGSIVVGGEGNAQVNRVGADSYANRFQAEAKRFSLVSSELRTSINRVLRWVSWGIGPIGLLVLNAQVQVAGGWGTVAEDGRWIQPVVNTIASLTAMIPLGLVLMTSITFAVGAAKLTAKKVLVNELAAVEGLARVDMICLDKTGTLTAGEITFDAAHPSADAPAGWEDALGWYGAAPDANATARCLREPYPVTEPRTPVQTIPFSSARKWSAVSFADGSTWVLGAPEMVFGDTATDPGSALGAQVTALAAQGLRTLVLGHSARELTAEDAEAERLPADLRPAVVVTFREQVRPDAGQTLAYFRAQGVGVRIISGDNPRTVAAIARDVGLDVTDGYDARSLPVEQEALADVLEAHTVFGRVTPEQKKGIVLALQSRGHTVAMTGDGVNDALAIKTADMGIAMNSGAAATKAVARIVLLDGKFSHLPDVVAEGRQVIANIERVSMLFLTKTVYATGLALLFGLLVLEFPFLPRQLSITDGLTIGIPAFFLALMPNARRYIPGFLRRSLSFAIPAGIVVAITLTAYTLVARSLGVTEDQLRTGSTLILAIVGIWILCILARPLDRFKVLVIGAMFIALTVLFSVPLAGEFFQLVDPGREGAYAVAGFTIVAILAIEVVRIFHVRFVRHTMPDRAAVQPS; encoded by the coding sequence ATGGAATCGGGGGATACGGCCGGCGTCGCCGTGCGCGTGCAGGCGACGGTCGATGAAGCGCGGGGGCTCGACGCCGAGCAGGTCGCGGAGCGTGTGCGCGACGGGAGGGTCAACGCCTTCGAAGCGGACTCCAGCCGGAGCATCGGCAACATCATCCGCGCGAACGTCCTCACCCTGTTCAACGGCATCGTCGGCGGGTGCTTCCTCATCCTGCTGATCGTCGGCCGCTGGCAGGACGCCCTCTTCGGCCTGGCCGCGTTCGCCAACGCGATCATCGGGACCGTCCAGGAGTTCCGTGCCAAGCGCGCCCTCGACCGGCTGGCCCTGCTCAACGCGCCCCGCGCACGCGTGCGCCGGGACGGGCAGGAGGAGGAGATCGCCCCGGGCGAGGTGGTCCTGGACGACATCCTGGTGCTGCGTGCCGGGGACCAGGTCCCCGCCGACGCCATCGTGGTCTCCTCCCGTGGGCTGCAGATCGACGAGTCGATGCTGACGGGCGAGTCGGATGCGGTGGACAAGACCGTGGGCGACGAGGCCCTGTCCGGTTCGATCGTCGTCGGTGGCGAGGGCAACGCGCAGGTGAACCGCGTCGGCGCGGACTCCTACGCCAACCGGTTCCAGGCGGAGGCGAAGCGTTTCTCCCTGGTCTCGAGCGAACTGCGCACGAGCATCAACCGCGTGCTCCGGTGGGTGAGCTGGGGAATCGGCCCGATCGGGCTGCTCGTGCTGAACGCGCAGGTCCAGGTCGCCGGCGGCTGGGGCACGGTCGCCGAGGACGGCCGCTGGATCCAGCCCGTGGTCAACACGATCGCCTCCCTCACGGCGATGATCCCGCTGGGGCTCGTCCTCATGACCTCGATCACCTTCGCGGTGGGCGCGGCCAAGCTCACGGCCAAGAAGGTCCTCGTGAACGAGCTCGCGGCCGTCGAGGGGCTGGCCCGGGTGGACATGATCTGCCTGGACAAGACGGGCACGCTCACGGCGGGGGAGATCACGTTCGACGCTGCCCACCCGTCCGCGGACGCCCCGGCCGGATGGGAGGACGCCCTGGGCTGGTACGGCGCAGCGCCGGACGCGAACGCCACCGCCCGGTGCCTCCGGGAGCCGTATCCCGTGACCGAGCCCCGCACGCCGGTGCAGACCATCCCGTTCTCGTCGGCACGCAAGTGGAGCGCCGTCTCCTTCGCGGACGGATCCACGTGGGTGCTCGGCGCCCCCGAGATGGTGTTCGGCGACACCGCGACCGATCCCGGGTCCGCGCTCGGCGCCCAGGTCACCGCGCTGGCGGCCCAGGGCCTGCGCACCCTCGTCCTCGGCCACTCGGCTCGTGAGCTGACGGCGGAGGACGCGGAGGCGGAGCGGTTGCCGGCGGATCTGCGCCCGGCCGTGGTCGTGACCTTCCGGGAGCAGGTGCGTCCGGATGCCGGCCAGACCCTCGCGTACTTCCGGGCGCAGGGGGTGGGGGTCCGGATCATCAGCGGCGACAACCCGCGCACCGTGGCCGCGATCGCCCGTGACGTGGGTCTCGACGTGACCGACGGGTACGACGCCCGTTCACTCCCGGTCGAGCAGGAGGCCCTGGCCGACGTCCTCGAGGCGCACACCGTGTTCGGCCGGGTGACGCCCGAGCAGAAGAAGGGCATCGTGCTGGCGCTGCAGAGCCGCGGCCACACGGTCGCCATGACCGGCGACGGCGTGAACGACGCGCTGGCGATCAAGACCGCGGACATGGGCATCGCGATGAACTCCGGCGCGGCAGCGACGAAGGCGGTGGCACGGATCGTGCTGCTGGACGGCAAGTTCTCCCACCTGCCGGACGTCGTGGCGGAGGGGCGCCAGGTGATCGCGAACATCGAACGCGTGTCGATGCTCTTCCTCACCAAGACGGTCTACGCGACCGGTCTGGCGCTGCTGTTCGGACTGCTCGTCCTCGAGTTCCCGTTCCTCCCGCGCCAGCTGTCCATCACGGACGGACTGACGATCGGGATCCCCGCGTTCTTCCTCGCCCTCATGCCGAACGCTCGCCGTTACATCCCCGGCTTCCTGCGGCGCTCGCTGTCGTTCGCGATACCCGCCGGTATCGTCGTCGCGATCACGCTGACCGCTTACACCCTCGTGGCGCGCTCCCTCGGGGTCACGGAGGACCAGTTGCGCACGGGCTCCACCCTGATCCTCGCGATCGTGGGGATCTGGATCCTCTGCATCCTGGCCCGTCCGCTCGACCGCTTCAAGGTGCTGGTCATCGGCGCCATGTTCATCGCGCTGACGGTGCTGTTCAGCGTGCCGCTCGCGGGTGAGTTCTTCCAGTTGGTGGATCCCGGACGCGAGGGTGCCTACGCCGTGGCGGGGTTCACGATCGTCGCCATCCTCGCGATCGAGGTCGTGCGG
- a CDS encoding carbohydrate ABC transporter permease, which translates to MSTTVDAPPSFDRRAARRTARETRRNEKTAQKKLTSKTATIIAVIIAIFWTIPTFGLFVTSFRPGSDSQTSGWWTVFVNPSFTLENYGDALTSGGTALTLGQSFLNSLAIAIPATVIPIAIASLAAYAFAWIDFKGKNLLFVFVFALQIVPIQMALVPLLTLFSRGLEINGVGIFPGFGLRDVDHSFATVWMAHAIFALPLAIFLLHNFIAEIPSEVIEAARVDGAGHGQIFFRMILPLAMPAIASFAIFQFLWVWNDLLVATIFAPSSSLPLTQTLNSLSGSWGDRWYLQSAGAFISIIVPLIVFFALQRFFVRGLMAGATKG; encoded by the coding sequence ATGAGCACGACAGTCGACGCGCCCCCGTCCTTCGACCGTCGCGCCGCACGCCGCACGGCGCGCGAGACGCGACGGAATGAGAAGACCGCGCAGAAGAAGCTGACGTCGAAGACCGCCACGATCATCGCGGTCATCATCGCGATCTTCTGGACGATCCCGACCTTCGGGCTCTTCGTCACCTCGTTCCGCCCCGGGTCCGACTCGCAGACCTCCGGTTGGTGGACGGTCTTCGTCAACCCGAGCTTCACGCTGGAGAACTACGGCGATGCGCTGACCTCGGGTGGCACCGCGCTCACGCTCGGTCAGTCGTTCCTGAACTCGCTCGCCATCGCCATCCCGGCCACGGTCATCCCGATCGCGATCGCGTCGCTCGCGGCGTACGCGTTCGCCTGGATCGACTTCAAGGGCAAGAACCTGCTCTTCGTCTTCGTGTTCGCGCTCCAGATCGTGCCGATCCAGATGGCGCTCGTGCCGCTGCTGACGCTGTTCTCGCGGGGGCTCGAGATCAACGGCGTGGGGATCTTCCCGGGCTTCGGTCTGCGCGACGTGGATCACAGCTTCGCGACGGTGTGGATGGCGCACGCGATCTTCGCCCTCCCGCTCGCGATCTTCCTGCTCCACAACTTCATCGCGGAGATCCCGAGCGAGGTCATCGAGGCCGCGCGCGTCGACGGGGCGGGGCACGGGCAGATCTTCTTCCGGATGATCCTGCCGCTGGCCATGCCGGCGATCGCCTCGTTCGCGATCTTCCAGTTCCTCTGGGTGTGGAACGACCTGCTCGTGGCGACGATCTTCGCGCCATCCTCGTCGCTGCCACTCACGCAGACGTTGAACTCGCTCTCCGGGTCGTGGGGCGACCGCTGGTACCTGCAGTCGGCGGGTGCGTTCATCTCGATCATCGTCCCGCTGATCGTGTTCTTCGCGCTGCAGCGGTTCTTCGTCCGCGGCCTCATGGCCGGTGCCACGAAGGGCTGA
- a CDS encoding carbohydrate ABC transporter permease produces MTQTRPATAPAPVEELAPPRPEKARRGAAIAAIVAGAALLVLFIALLMSPGSEDALPTTLGFSLNSFFVWIGNLHPLVQIPIVIVVFGAVVGAILLAIEFAPRQGRGYFWLRAAICFLVPVLAFMLLRPYQNAVLYVVAIALAAGALLFFLDYRSSAGAGYLFQMVVFLAPALLMLIVGLLYPTISTIILSFFNKSGDTFVGLENYIWTFTNPEGFWSVINTVIWAICAPVLSTVIGLAYAAFIDRARGEKYLKVMVFMPVAISFVGAGIIWKFVYDYRQGEQIGLLNAIITMFGGEPVGWLDAQPLINTFCLLAVFIWTQTGFAMVILSAAIKAVPTEQLEAAQLDGTNAWQRFINVTVPGIRASLIVVLTTITIASLKVYDIVAVMTGGRSNSSVLGFEMVNQQQRFQSYGHSSALAVVLFLFVLPLIIYNARQLRKQKEIR; encoded by the coding sequence ATGACGCAAACCAGGCCCGCGACGGCGCCGGCCCCGGTCGAAGAGCTGGCGCCACCGCGCCCGGAGAAGGCCCGGCGCGGAGCGGCGATCGCCGCGATCGTCGCGGGAGCGGCTCTCCTGGTGCTCTTCATCGCTCTGCTCATGAGCCCCGGGTCCGAGGACGCACTGCCCACCACTCTCGGCTTCTCGCTGAACAGCTTCTTCGTCTGGATCGGCAATCTCCACCCGCTCGTCCAGATCCCCATCGTCATCGTCGTCTTCGGCGCCGTGGTCGGGGCGATCCTCCTGGCGATCGAGTTCGCGCCGCGCCAGGGCCGAGGATACTTCTGGCTCCGCGCTGCCATCTGCTTCCTCGTCCCGGTCCTCGCGTTCATGCTGCTGCGGCCCTACCAGAACGCGGTCCTCTACGTCGTCGCGATCGCACTCGCCGCCGGTGCGCTGCTGTTCTTCCTGGACTATCGCTCCAGCGCCGGAGCCGGCTACCTGTTCCAGATGGTCGTCTTCCTGGCGCCGGCGCTGCTGATGCTGATCGTGGGGCTCCTCTACCCGACGATCTCGACGATCATCCTGTCGTTCTTCAACAAGAGCGGCGACACGTTCGTCGGGCTGGAGAACTACATCTGGACCTTCACGAACCCGGAGGGGTTCTGGTCGGTCATCAACACCGTCATCTGGGCCATCTGCGCGCCGGTCCTGTCGACCGTGATCGGTCTCGCCTACGCCGCCTTCATCGACCGCGCCCGGGGCGAGAAGTACCTCAAGGTGATGGTCTTCATGCCCGTCGCCATCTCGTTCGTCGGCGCCGGCATCATCTGGAAGTTCGTCTACGACTACCGGCAGGGCGAGCAGATCGGACTGCTGAACGCGATCATCACCATGTTCGGGGGCGAACCGGTCGGCTGGCTGGACGCGCAGCCCCTGATCAACACGTTCTGCCTCCTCGCGGTGTTCATCTGGACGCAGACCGGCTTCGCGATGGTCATCCTCTCCGCCGCCATCAAAGCGGTCCCGACCGAGCAGCTGGAAGCCGCGCAGCTGGACGGGACGAACGCCTGGCAGCGCTTCATCAACGTGACGGTCCCCGGCATCCGCGCCTCGCTGATCGTCGTGCTGACCACCATCACCATCGCCTCGCTCAAGGTGTACGACATCGTCGCGGTGATGACCGGTGGTCGCTCCAACAGCAGCGTGCTCGGTTTCGAGATGGTCAACCAGCAGCAGCGATTCCAGAGCTACGGCCACTCGTCGGCACTCGCCGTCGTGCTGTTCCTGTTCGTGCTGCCGCTGATCATCTACAACGCCCGGCAGCTGCGCAAGCAGAAGGAGATCCGATGA